The sequence TATATTGTCTACGGGCCGTTATGCAACGGCGCGACCACGGTCATGTTTGAAGGGGTTCCCAATTATCCTGACGCGGGCCGCTACTGGGATATTATCGGCAAGCACAAGATCAACACCCTCTACACCGCTCCGACCGCGATTCGCGCGATCGCGGGCCAGGGCGAGCAATACGTTTCCAGTCGGCTGCACAAACTCGACAGTCTGACCCTGCTCGGCACGGTCGGTGAACCGATCAATCCGGAAGCCTGGAAATGGTATTACGAACTTCCCGGCCGCAGCAAGTGCCCGATCGTCGACACCTGGTGGCAGACCGAAACCGGCGGCATTCTGATCACCGGTCTGCCCGGCGCCATCGATATGAAACCGGGTTACGCCACCACACCTTTCTTTGGCTGCGATCCGTTGATTGTCGACCCGGTTAGCGGGGTTGAAATCAACGGGCCCGGCGAAGGAGCCCTTTGCATTCGCAGACCATGGCCGGGTTTGATGCGCGGTGTTTACGGAGACCCGGATCGTTTCCGCACCACCTATTTCATTCAGTACGACGGCTATTATTTCACCGGTGACGGCGCCATGCGCGAAGCTAATGGCGATTATCGCCTGATGGGCCGGATTGATGACGTTATCAACGTCTCCGGCCACCGCATGGGGACCGCCGAAGTCGAAAGCGCGCTGGTGCTTCATCCCAGCGTCGCCGAAGCTGCGGTTGTCGGCATGCCGCATGAAATCAAAGGACAGGGCATCTATGCTTACGTGACCCTGAACGCCGGCATCGAGGGTACAGATGCACTCAAAAAAGAGCTGGTCAGTCTCGTGCGCAAGGAGATCGGACCGATCGCCAGCCCCGACATGATTCAGTGGGCCCCGGCCCTGCCCAAAACCCGTTCCGGCAAGATTATGCGCCGCATCCTGCGCAAGATCGCGGCCAACGAGGTCGAAGGTTTCGGAGACACTTCCACCCTGGCCGATCCTTCCGTGGTGCAAAGCCTGGTTGACACCCGCGAAAATCGAGGGTGATCAAGATAAATTCCGGTTGACCAAAAAATTCTTTTTAGGCTAAAAGGGCGGGCCGGCAACGGTCCGCCCTTTTAGCGTGGCGTTGCCGATCAAGACACGCGACAAAAGCAGCGCGTTCAACCTGCTTGCCGCCCACGAGCAGTCTCAACCTCAACCCCGGCCTGAGTCCACCCATGAAAATCGGCATCACCTCCACGATTCCCATCGAAGTTGTTTTCGCCGCCGGCCATCAACCCTGCGATCTCAACAACCTTTTCATCAACCACGCCGACCCCGGCCATTTCATCCATCTGGCCGAAGACGCCGGATTCCCGCGAACCTCCTGCGCCTGGACCAAGGGACTCTACGGCGTCATGCTGGAGCAAAAGATCGAAAAGATTATTATTGTCAGCGGCGGCGACTGCAGCAACGGCATTGCTTTGGGAGAAATTCTCTCCGATGACGGCAGAGAAGTCATGCCTTTTTCCTATCCCCTGACTCCCGATTCCCGCCAAATGACTCAAGCCATCAACGACCTGGCCGACCGACTTCAAGCCCCGATAGGGGCCACCAATGAGATCAAAGCCGGGCTCGACAGAATCCGCCTGCGCCTGGGCGAGCTTGACCGTCTGACCTGGCAGAGCGGTCAGGTTTCCGGGGCTGAAAACCTGCTCTTTCTGGTCGGAGCCAGCGATTTCAACGGCGAGCCGCGGCTTTTTGCAAATGATCTGAATACGTTTCTCGGCCAGGCCGCAAGGCGCCGCCCGGCAAATCCGACAATCCGCCTCGGCCTGGCCGGTGTGCCGCCGATTCTCAGCAATCTTTTCCCAACCCTCGAACAACTGGGCGCGGCCGTGGTTTTTAATGAGGTTCCACGCCAGTTCGCCATGCTCCAGGGGCCGGATACCAGCCTCGCCGAGCAGTATTCGCTTTACACCTATCCCTACTCCGTCACGGGACGCCTGCGAGATATTATTCATGCCTGCGAAGAACGCCGGCTTG is a genomic window of Pseudomonadota bacterium containing:
- the acs gene encoding acetate--CoA ligase, with amino-acid sequence MADTELKQVYEVPASFRAKAYFKSREEYQQLYDESLRDNDGFWARIAKEYVTWFKEWDQVQDWKFSKDEVYLKWFIGGKLNVSYNCLDRHLAKRGDQTAIIFEGNEPTVDRKYTYKELHEQVCKFANVMKAHGIKKGDRVTLYLPMIPELAICMLACTRIGAMHSIVFGGFSADALKDRILDCDSSFLISCNAYYRGAKVIDQKVNVDAAVAMCPSIKNTIIVKHESAVEVPMKPGFDLWYHEEMAKVDANCEPEWMDAEDPLFLLYTSGSTGKPKGVMHTTGGYLVYTSFTHKIIFDYHDGDIYFCAADIGWVTGHSYIVYGPLCNGATTVMFEGVPNYPDAGRYWDIIGKHKINTLYTAPTAIRAIAGQGEQYVSSRLHKLDSLTLLGTVGEPINPEAWKWYYELPGRSKCPIVDTWWQTETGGILITGLPGAIDMKPGYATTPFFGCDPLIVDPVSGVEINGPGEGALCIRRPWPGLMRGVYGDPDRFRTTYFIQYDGYYFTGDGAMREANGDYRLMGRIDDVINVSGHRMGTAEVESALVLHPSVAEAAVVGMPHEIKGQGIYAYVTLNAGIEGTDALKKELVSLVRKEIGPIASPDMIQWAPALPKTRSGKIMRRILRKIAANEVEGFGDTSTLADPSVVQSLVDTRENRG
- a CDS encoding 2-hydroxyacyl-CoA dehydratase, whose product is MKIGITSTIPIEVVFAAGHQPCDLNNLFINHADPGHFIHLAEDAGFPRTSCAWTKGLYGVMLEQKIEKIIIVSGGDCSNGIALGEILSDDGREVMPFSYPLTPDSRQMTQAINDLADRLQAPIGATNEIKAGLDRIRLRLGELDRLTWQSGQVSGAENLLFLVGASDFNGEPRLFANDLNTFLGQAARRRPANPTIRLGLAGVPPILSNLFPTLEQLGAAVVFNEVPRQFAMLQGPDTSLAEQYSLYTYPYSVTGRLRDIIHACEERRLDGIIHYTQSFCFRQIEDILFKRQLPVPCLTLEADQPGAIDGRTLTRLETFIEMLKG